From a region of the Nitrospira sp. genome:
- a CDS encoding arsenate reductase ArsC, with protein MEKHPLKVLVLCTGNSCRSIMAEALINHFGQGCYQAWSAGTMPARYVHPKSIETLQRHGISPGNPSSKSVDEVAWQAYDLIITVCDQAAGETCPIFPGQPKKLHWSTPDPAKASDSESDAAFDTAFLMLKKNVVELTDGRLLLTPTPVVS; from the coding sequence ATGGAAAAGCATCCGCTCAAAGTGCTGGTGCTGTGTACGGGAAATTCCTGCCGCTCCATTATGGCCGAAGCCCTGATTAACCATTTCGGCCAAGGCTGCTATCAGGCATGGAGCGCCGGAACCATGCCAGCGCGTTATGTTCACCCGAAGTCGATTGAGACTCTACAACGACATGGTATCAGTCCCGGAAATCCAAGCAGCAAGTCAGTGGATGAAGTGGCTTGGCAAGCATACGACCTCATCATCACGGTCTGCGACCAAGCCGCCGGAGAAACCTGCCCGATATTTCCCGGTCAGCCAAAGAAACTACACTGGAGCACGCCCGACCCAGCCAAGGCTTCCGACAGTGAGTCCGATGCCGCCTTTGATACCGCGTTTTTGATGCTTAAAAAGAATGTAGTGGAGTTAACCGATGGCCGCCTGCTGCTCACCCCGACGCCTGTCGTTTCTTGA